In Rhodococcus rhodochrous, a single genomic region encodes these proteins:
- a CDS encoding LLM class flavin-dependent oxidoreductase, whose protein sequence is MQFGIFTIGDVTRDPTTGRVPTEHERIVAMTKIALKAEEVGLDVFASGEHHNPPFVPSSPTTMLGWIAARTEKLILSTATTLITTNDPVKIAEDFAMLQHLSGGRVDLMMGRGNTGPVYPWFGKDIRQGIPLAIENYHLLRRLWRERVVDWEGKFRTPLHGYTSTPWPLDDTPPFVWHGSIRSPEIAEQAAFYGDGFFHNNIFWNKEHIQQMIALYRQRFEQYGHGAADQAVVGLGGQVFMAETEAEAKRIFRPYFDNAPVYGHGPSLEDFSTMTPLTVGTPEQVVERTLGFADYAGDYQRQLFLMDHAGLPLDVVLEQIEILGREVVPVLRAEFERRRPAHVPSDPPTHSTLAAQGADSAHRQVIPARVDLVPEEADAR, encoded by the coding sequence GTGCAGTTCGGCATCTTCACCATCGGCGACGTCACGCGCGACCCTACGACGGGCCGGGTCCCCACCGAACACGAGCGCATCGTCGCGATGACGAAGATCGCGCTGAAGGCCGAGGAGGTGGGCCTGGACGTCTTCGCGTCCGGCGAGCACCACAATCCCCCCTTCGTCCCGTCCTCGCCGACGACGATGCTCGGCTGGATCGCCGCGAGGACCGAGAAGCTCATCCTCTCGACCGCGACCACCCTCATCACCACCAACGACCCGGTGAAGATCGCCGAGGACTTCGCGATGCTCCAGCACCTGTCCGGCGGCCGCGTCGACCTCATGATGGGACGCGGGAACACCGGACCGGTCTACCCCTGGTTCGGCAAGGACATCCGGCAGGGCATCCCGCTCGCCATCGAGAACTACCACCTGCTGCGACGGCTCTGGCGCGAACGCGTCGTCGACTGGGAGGGCAAGTTCCGCACACCGCTGCACGGCTACACCTCCACCCCGTGGCCGCTCGACGACACCCCGCCCTTCGTCTGGCACGGTTCCATCCGTTCGCCCGAGATCGCGGAACAGGCCGCCTTCTACGGCGACGGCTTCTTCCACAACAACATCTTCTGGAACAAGGAACACATCCAGCAGATGATCGCTCTCTACCGGCAGCGGTTCGAGCAGTACGGTCACGGTGCCGCAGACCAGGCCGTCGTCGGGCTCGGCGGCCAGGTGTTCATGGCGGAGACCGAGGCCGAGGCGAAACGGATCTTCCGTCCTTATTTCGACAACGCCCCCGTCTACGGCCACGGCCCGTCGCTCGAGGATTTCTCGACGATGACACCGCTGACCGTCGGCACACCCGAGCAGGTCGTCGAACGCACGCTCGGTTTCGCCGACTACGCCGGCGACTATCAGCGTCAGCTGTTCCTCATGGACCACGCCGGCCTGCCGCTCGACGTCGTGCTCGAGCAGATCGAGATCCTCGGCCGGGAGGTCGTGCCGGTACTGCGAGCGGAATTCGAACGCCGCCGCCCCGCCCACGTGCCGTCCGACCCGCCCACGCACAGCACGCTCGCCGCGCAGGGAGCCGACTCGGCGCACCGTCAGGTGATCCCGGCCCGCGTCGATCTCGTGCCGGAAGAGGCGGATGCCCGATGA
- the coaE gene encoding dephospho-CoA kinase — MLRMGLTGGIGAGKSTVAKELVELGAVIVDSDVVAREIVAPGSEGLAELVDAFGEDILQPDGTLDRPALAAKAFASEDARAVLNAITHPRVGRRTAELVAAAPDDAVVVQDIPLLVEGGMAPAFHLVAVVHADEAERIRRLVELRGMPEADARARIAAQATEEQRREVADVWLDNTGDQQVLVEQVRTLWNDRLVPFEKNLRTGVVVEADPVLVPAREEWHRQAQRLVARLALAAGGAAKRIDHVGSTAVPGLAAVDVIDLQITVGDLAAADALAPALAAAGFPRIDHVVTDDPKPSYGAGGETDPAVWEMRLHGSADPGRPARVAVRVDGWPAQQFALLLRDWLSAVDTAKREYADLKADAAAEASQKTDPAEAAATYAALKAPWFDRAHHRAWEWAESTGWSA; from the coding sequence GTGCTGCGAATGGGGTTGACCGGAGGAATCGGCGCGGGCAAGTCGACCGTCGCCAAGGAGCTCGTCGAACTCGGGGCGGTGATCGTCGATTCCGATGTCGTCGCCCGGGAGATCGTCGCTCCCGGCTCCGAAGGTCTCGCCGAGCTCGTGGACGCCTTCGGTGAGGACATCCTGCAGCCCGACGGCACCCTCGACCGTCCTGCCCTCGCCGCGAAGGCGTTCGCCAGCGAGGACGCGCGCGCGGTTCTCAACGCCATCACCCATCCCCGGGTCGGGCGCCGTACCGCCGAGCTGGTGGCCGCTGCGCCCGACGACGCGGTGGTCGTGCAGGACATCCCGCTGCTCGTCGAGGGCGGGATGGCACCGGCCTTCCACCTCGTCGCCGTCGTGCACGCCGACGAGGCGGAGCGGATCCGGCGTCTCGTCGAACTGCGCGGCATGCCCGAGGCGGACGCCCGCGCGCGGATCGCGGCGCAGGCGACGGAGGAACAGCGACGTGAGGTCGCCGACGTGTGGCTCGACAACACCGGTGATCAGCAGGTGCTGGTCGAGCAGGTCCGGACGCTGTGGAACGACCGCCTGGTGCCGTTCGAGAAGAATCTGCGCACCGGTGTGGTGGTCGAGGCGGATCCGGTCCTCGTGCCCGCGCGCGAGGAATGGCATCGGCAGGCGCAGCGGCTCGTCGCCCGACTGGCCCTCGCAGCCGGGGGCGCGGCGAAGCGCATCGACCACGTGGGCTCCACCGCGGTGCCCGGTCTGGCCGCCGTGGACGTCATCGACCTGCAGATCACCGTCGGCGATCTCGCGGCAGCCGATGCGCTCGCACCCGCCTTGGCTGCTGCGGGCTTCCCGCGCATCGACCATGTGGTGACCGACGATCCGAAACCGTCCTACGGGGCCGGGGGAGAGACCGACCCGGCGGTGTGGGAGATGCGGTTGCACGGCAGCGCCGATCCCGGCCGTCCGGCGCGGGTGGCGGTCCGGGTGGACGGCTGGCCCGCCCAGCAGTTCGCGTTGCTACTGCGCGACTGGCTGTCCGCGGTCGACACCGCGAAGCGCGAGTACGCCGACCTCAAGGCCGATGCCGCAGCCGAGGCGTCGCAGAAGACGGATCCTGCCGAGGCGGCGGCCACCTACGCAGCGCTCAAGGCGCCGTGGTTCGACCGGGCGCATCACCGCGCGTGGGAGTGGGCCGAGAGCACCGGCTGGTCGGCCTAG
- a CDS encoding DUF5602 domain-containing protein: protein MRTSRSIAALALSTCAVLTLAGCGDGSVPTAEGAETAGHHHGVTTLYGPENELGEGISRTYVVVDHDGRPREVGIRMSESVLTGLSEGPGAGTTMLMPALPAGAPDTGFDHVMLDWNPNGHDPEILYGAPHFDMHFYTTDADHEVDPAAPDFAARAARLPEPKYVPEGYIPPPGPPVENTVPFMGMHWTDAADGVIPGSFEFTEVLLNGSWDGEFIFIEPMMTREWLATKPSLREIVKQPSSYRRTGYYPTVYTVDFDEQAGEYVVALSGLTMREAS from the coding sequence ATGCGCACTTCTCGATCGATCGCCGCACTCGCCCTCTCCACCTGCGCCGTTCTGACCCTCGCGGGTTGCGGCGACGGATCCGTCCCGACCGCCGAGGGTGCGGAGACGGCAGGCCACCACCACGGTGTCACCACCCTCTACGGGCCGGAAAACGAACTGGGGGAGGGTATCTCCCGCACCTATGTCGTCGTCGATCACGACGGGAGACCGCGCGAGGTCGGTATCCGGATGTCGGAGTCCGTGCTCACCGGCCTTTCCGAGGGTCCGGGCGCCGGCACGACGATGCTCATGCCGGCTCTTCCCGCGGGCGCTCCGGACACCGGTTTCGACCACGTGATGCTGGACTGGAACCCGAACGGGCACGACCCGGAGATCCTCTATGGCGCGCCCCATTTCGACATGCACTTCTACACGACGGACGCCGACCACGAGGTGGACCCGGCCGCACCCGACTTCGCGGCGCGCGCGGCGCGGCTCCCCGAACCCAAGTACGTTCCGGAGGGATACATCCCACCACCCGGTCCACCCGTCGAGAACACCGTGCCGTTCATGGGCATGCACTGGACGGACGCCGCGGACGGCGTGATCCCCGGCTCCTTCGAGTTCACCGAGGTGCTGCTCAACGGATCATGGGACGGGGAGTTCATCTTCATCGAGCCGATGATGACGCGGGAGTGGCTGGCGACGAAGCCGTCCCTGCGGGAGATCGTGAAACAACCGTCGTCCTACCGGCGGACCGGCTACTACCCGACGGTGTACACCGTCGACTTCGACGAACAGGCGGGCGAGTATGTCGTCGCGCTGTCGGGGCTGACGATGCGTGAGGCCTCGTAG
- a CDS encoding FAD-binding oxidoreductase, protein MNQRTPIVGTDPIDALRAAVTGSISLPGEPGYDVATPWNVAVPVRPRAVIAVENALDVSATVRFAGEHGLKVAVQRTGHGAVPLGDDVLLVHTGRLTECSIDPGTRTARLGAGLVWQQVVDAAAPHGLAPLAGSAPHVGVAGFLTGGGIGPLVRTYGLSSDHVLAFDLVTGDGDLLRVTPEQHAELFWGLRGGKATLGIVTAVETDLVPLPHFYGGALYFDGADAAAVAHAWLDLCAGLPEHSSTSLAFLQLPPLPGVPEPLAGRATVAVRFASVAGEAESEEILGALRRVATPILDGIGILPYTALGAVHADPVDPMPVHEHSGLTRELTHDAIDALLSVAGPGSHSPQTIIEMRLLGGALAREPRHRSAFCHRDAAFSLFVIGVLAPPSADAVVAHTQVIDRALAPWATGTSLPNFTATSDPDRIARTYDDDTAHWLGALADEHDTHGVLRVGQVVRRPR, encoded by the coding sequence ATGAACCAGCGGACGCCCATCGTCGGCACCGACCCCATCGACGCTCTCCGTGCCGCGGTCACCGGATCGATCTCCCTCCCGGGCGAACCCGGCTACGACGTCGCGACCCCGTGGAACGTGGCGGTGCCGGTCCGTCCCCGCGCGGTGATCGCGGTCGAGAACGCCCTCGACGTCAGCGCCACCGTCCGGTTCGCGGGCGAACACGGCCTGAAGGTGGCCGTGCAGCGCACCGGGCACGGCGCCGTGCCGCTCGGCGACGATGTGCTGCTCGTGCACACCGGCCGCCTCACCGAATGCTCGATCGACCCCGGCACCCGCACCGCCCGTCTCGGCGCCGGCCTGGTGTGGCAGCAGGTCGTCGACGCCGCCGCACCCCACGGTCTCGCCCCGCTCGCCGGATCGGCACCCCACGTCGGCGTGGCCGGTTTCCTCACCGGCGGGGGCATCGGCCCACTGGTCCGCACCTACGGACTCTCCTCCGACCACGTGCTGGCCTTCGATCTCGTCACCGGTGACGGAGACCTGCTCCGGGTGACTCCCGAACAGCACGCCGAACTGTTCTGGGGCCTGCGCGGCGGCAAGGCGACCCTCGGGATCGTCACCGCGGTGGAGACCGATCTCGTGCCCCTGCCGCACTTCTACGGTGGCGCGCTGTATTTCGACGGCGCCGACGCGGCCGCGGTGGCGCACGCCTGGCTGGACCTGTGCGCCGGCCTGCCCGAGCACAGTTCGACCTCGCTGGCCTTCCTTCAACTGCCACCGCTGCCGGGAGTCCCGGAACCGCTGGCCGGTCGCGCCACCGTGGCCGTCCGTTTCGCGAGCGTCGCCGGCGAAGCCGAGTCCGAGGAGATTCTCGGCGCGCTGCGCAGGGTCGCGACCCCGATCCTCGACGGCATCGGCATCCTGCCGTACACGGCACTGGGAGCAGTGCACGCCGACCCGGTCGACCCGATGCCCGTTCACGAACACAGCGGGCTGACACGCGAACTGACGCACGACGCGATCGACGCATTGCTCTCGGTTGCGGGACCTGGTTCCCACTCGCCGCAGACCATCATCGAGATGCGGCTCCTCGGCGGAGCGCTGGCACGTGAACCACGGCATCGCAGCGCCTTCTGCCACCGCGACGCCGCCTTCTCCCTCTTCGTCATCGGCGTCCTCGCGCCACCCTCGGCCGACGCCGTCGTCGCGCACACCCAGGTCATCGATCGGGCACTGGCACCGTGGGCCACGGGCACGTCGCTGCCCAACTTCACCGCCACCTCGGATCCGGACCGCATCGCACGGACCTACGACGACGACACCGCGCACTGGCTCGGCGCTCTCGCCGACGAGCACGACACCCACGGTGTGCTGCGCGTCGGGCAGGTCGTGCGCCGACCCCGATGA
- a CDS encoding ATP-binding protein has protein sequence MRGHLLEDLRDEHWVEVAAASFDEVRTECRETRITALLALGRLAPALVDATELCSEFPFRDRTCWLRMLALHRAGRSSEALEQFRVHETRLDAELGLRPGTELTDLQGAILRHEPGLAAWPRTPGWTGAEEVPTPAAPTVPAPTPAPGPGRIFVGRTSETGVLDRMLDEVRSGATRWVVLTGPAGIGKTRLAEECDARTAAIGGNTVWARCLEDDGAPAWWPIRRILRELGADADTTLIPPTGVESDEARFAVYERVLGVVETAATQTPVLTVVLDDIQWADPTSLRCLLYLVGALHKRGVWFVCTLRDSETTPGVQRFVDAVLHGEGNRHIDVPALAEPEVAALAGHVSGAPLGADEARLLAERTGGNPLFVSEYARLPRDERLDGGIPMAVRSVLARRLAAVEPAVLQVLRVAAVVGDTIEMDILAGATRLDPDTLADYLDDAADERIIVADPGLRGYAFAHGLLRDEVLAAIPALRRQRMHARVAEVLADSSDPDRAGRRARHLMAALPLVDARVVLDACVTAAREATERWNSEEAARWWDDAVRAFDLLPAAERSPGDRDDLLVARVEALARAGRGQTVLDVVDAGLLDAVRDGRTSTAGRLAAALLRAAGAWPWVSYGKDPGPVLDRLAALEPFVAADRAAHARVLAALAVGSCYHPDSSVPDGMSRTALEIARGLADPDVVADALLGRILLYSGVATHSRESARLTDELLALPHQQARFDEVIAHAVASMTLMNLGDVDAATSHVRLGIAGCDLLRLPVLRVQLRWMEATLAAWHGDFAETRRHYDTATQFHLQTELYTAGSSDLATNTLEWEYGTLADADPGTVEPDSWSIAIAGARRDTATVIRDIEQWAAKGAPFTWTTLGHRTLIARVVADLALVDYAEMFLELLDPFTDRIATVGQVGVIGSVAEVCARLQALLGRTDAAAALLDRAEDLATRTSSPPTLLRCRLLRAQLRPDSPERSREIAAIADEAARTGMLGLAAYARSIPT, from the coding sequence GTGCGGGGGCATCTCCTCGAGGACCTGCGCGACGAACACTGGGTGGAGGTCGCGGCGGCATCCTTCGACGAGGTGCGCACCGAATGCCGCGAGACCCGGATCACCGCACTGCTCGCCCTCGGTCGCCTCGCGCCCGCTCTCGTCGACGCCACCGAACTGTGCAGCGAGTTCCCGTTCCGCGACCGCACCTGCTGGCTGCGCATGCTCGCCCTGCACCGAGCGGGGCGTTCGTCGGAAGCACTCGAACAGTTCCGCGTCCACGAGACGAGGCTGGACGCCGAGCTGGGGTTGCGGCCCGGCACCGAACTCACCGACCTGCAAGGCGCGATCCTCCGGCACGAACCGGGACTCGCCGCGTGGCCCCGAACCCCGGGATGGACGGGCGCGGAGGAGGTTCCGACACCGGCCGCGCCCACCGTTCCCGCACCCACCCCGGCGCCGGGCCCCGGGCGCATCTTCGTCGGACGCACCTCCGAGACCGGCGTCCTCGACCGCATGCTCGACGAGGTCCGCTCCGGCGCCACCCGCTGGGTCGTCCTCACCGGGCCCGCCGGTATCGGCAAGACCCGCCTCGCCGAGGAATGCGACGCCCGGACCGCCGCGATCGGTGGGAACACCGTGTGGGCGCGATGTCTCGAGGACGACGGAGCACCCGCCTGGTGGCCGATCCGGCGCATCCTGCGCGAACTCGGCGCCGACGCCGACACCACCCTGATCCCACCTACCGGAGTGGAGTCCGACGAAGCCCGCTTCGCGGTCTACGAACGGGTTCTGGGCGTCGTCGAAACGGCCGCGACGCAGACTCCCGTCCTCACCGTCGTGCTCGACGACATCCAGTGGGCCGACCCGACCTCTCTGCGTTGCCTCCTGTACCTCGTGGGAGCTCTGCATAAACGGGGTGTCTGGTTCGTGTGCACACTCCGCGACTCGGAGACGACCCCCGGCGTCCAGCGGTTCGTGGACGCCGTGCTGCACGGCGAAGGTAACCGGCACATCGACGTCCCGGCGCTCGCCGAACCCGAGGTCGCCGCCCTGGCCGGGCATGTGAGCGGCGCGCCGCTCGGTGCCGACGAGGCGCGCCTGCTCGCCGAACGCACCGGCGGCAACCCGCTGTTCGTGTCCGAATACGCGCGACTTCCCCGGGACGAACGCCTCGACGGTGGGATCCCCATGGCGGTCCGGTCGGTCCTCGCGCGGCGGCTCGCCGCGGTGGAACCGGCCGTGCTGCAGGTGCTCCGGGTGGCCGCGGTCGTCGGCGACACCATCGAGATGGACATCCTCGCCGGTGCGACGCGCCTCGATCCCGACACCCTCGCCGACTACCTCGACGACGCCGCCGACGAGCGCATCATCGTCGCCGATCCGGGACTGCGGGGGTACGCCTTCGCCCACGGATTGCTCCGCGACGAGGTCCTCGCGGCGATTCCCGCCCTCCGCCGCCAACGCATGCACGCACGCGTCGCGGAGGTCCTGGCGGACTCCTCCGACCCGGATCGTGCCGGCAGACGAGCCCGGCATCTCATGGCGGCACTGCCGCTCGTCGACGCTCGCGTCGTGCTCGACGCCTGCGTCACCGCCGCCCGCGAGGCCACCGAGAGATGGAACTCGGAGGAGGCGGCACGCTGGTGGGACGACGCCGTCCGGGCCTTCGACCTGCTGCCCGCCGCGGAACGATCCCCGGGCGATCGCGACGATCTGCTCGTCGCGCGTGTCGAGGCACTCGCCCGGGCGGGGCGCGGCCAGACCGTACTCGACGTCGTCGACGCGGGCCTGCTCGACGCGGTCCGGGACGGCCGCACGTCGACGGCCGGACGCCTGGCCGCAGCGCTGCTGCGCGCAGCCGGTGCATGGCCGTGGGTGTCCTACGGCAAGGATCCGGGACCGGTCCTCGACCGCCTCGCCGCACTCGAACCGTTCGTCGCGGCCGACCGCGCGGCGCACGCGCGGGTACTCGCGGCGCTCGCCGTGGGCAGTTGCTATCACCCCGATTCGTCCGTCCCCGACGGGATGAGCCGCACCGCGCTGGAGATCGCGCGTGGGCTCGCCGACCCGGACGTCGTCGCCGACGCGTTGCTGGGCCGGATCCTCCTCTACTCGGGGGTCGCGACACACAGCCGCGAATCCGCCCGGCTCACCGACGAACTCCTCGCACTGCCGCACCAGCAGGCCCGGTTCGACGAGGTGATCGCCCACGCCGTTGCGAGCATGACACTGATGAACCTCGGCGACGTCGACGCCGCGACGTCCCACGTCCGCCTGGGCATCGCCGGTTGCGACCTGCTGCGTCTGCCCGTGCTGCGCGTACAGCTCCGATGGATGGAGGCGACCCTCGCGGCGTGGCACGGCGACTTCGCCGAGACCCGGCGCCACTACGACACCGCCACTCAGTTCCACCTGCAGACCGAGCTGTACACGGCGGGCAGCTCCGACCTCGCCACCAACACCCTCGAATGGGAGTACGGCACCCTCGCCGACGCGGATCCCGGCACCGTGGAACCGGATTCCTGGAGCATCGCGATCGCCGGCGCCCGTCGGGACACCGCGACGGTGATCCGCGACATCGAACAATGGGCGGCAAAAGGCGCACCCTTCACCTGGACGACGCTCGGGCACCGCACACTCATCGCGCGCGTCGTCGCCGACCTCGCCCTCGTCGACTACGCCGAGATGTTCCTCGAGCTCCTCGATCCGTTCACCGACCGCATCGCGACGGTGGGACAGGTCGGGGTGATCGGTTCGGTGGCGGAGGTGTGCGCACGCCTGCAGGCACTGCTCGGGCGCACCGATGCAGCCGCGGCTCTGCTGGATCGGGCCGAGGACCTCGCGACCCGCACATCGAGCCCACCGACGCTGCTGCGGTGCCGGTTACTGCGCGCCCAACTGCGGCCGGACTCGCCCGAACGCAGCCGGGAGATCGCCGCGATCGCCGACGAAGCGGCCCGCACCGGCATGCTCGGACTCGCCGCCTACGCCCGCTCGATCCCCACCTGA
- a CDS encoding AfsR/SARP family transcriptional regulator, translating to MMYRLLGPLEVVRVASTADPAVPPSESQVDLGPRKQRAVLAVLLLNRRRVVSTDRLIDALWQDEAPASAMASIQAYISNLRRVLRGESGAASPIVRQPPGYVLDIPAESVDLARFLDDAETARRHAENGE from the coding sequence ATGATGTACCGACTGCTCGGACCACTGGAGGTGGTCCGGGTCGCGTCGACGGCCGATCCGGCGGTGCCCCCGTCGGAGTCGCAGGTCGATCTCGGTCCGCGCAAGCAGCGAGCGGTCCTCGCCGTCCTGCTGCTCAACCGGCGGCGGGTGGTCTCCACCGACCGGCTGATCGACGCCCTGTGGCAGGACGAGGCGCCTGCCAGTGCGATGGCGAGCATCCAGGCGTACATCTCCAATCTGCGCAGGGTACTGAGAGGGGAGAGCGGTGCGGCCTCCCCGATCGTGCGCCAGCCGCCCGGCTACGTCCTCGACATCCCGGCCGAGTCGGTCGACCTGGCCCGCTTCCTCGACGACGCCGAGACCGCCCGTCGGCATGCCGAGAACGGGGAATAG
- a CDS encoding MFS transporter codes for MTTPIPARSTATKRITLLVVCVTTAMLMLDIAVVNTALPSIAVDLDAGVSSLQWVIDAYTLALATAVLGAGSWADRRGRRRAFVVGLVWFTGASLLCALAPTIWFLDLARAVQGIGGAVLFACSLALLADVFDRGPARASALAAYGATIGGAFAVGPLVGGLLTELLDWRAIFFVNVPIGLVTLLLTLRWVPESRDPRPRAADVPGQLLAAAFAISASLFAVFVYTTLYLQNVLLLSPVQAGLVYLPATVAMFVVAGATAKLDRVVPTRVSLSCSLALVAVGLLMMTVAEADSSKYVLLPGLVVACAAAGVFNPVMSGIVLGESTAAHSGLAAGINDAFRQTGIAVGVAVLGVFLPAESLLPGGSPQDFVSGLQGALVAAAFVAALGTVVCAVCLRPRPQTAPVFGDAESDTVDFPAVTG; via the coding sequence ATGACCACACCGATCCCCGCGAGAAGTACCGCGACGAAACGGATCACGCTACTGGTGGTGTGCGTGACGACGGCGATGCTCATGCTCGACATCGCCGTCGTCAACACTGCACTGCCGTCGATCGCCGTCGACCTCGACGCGGGCGTCAGTTCACTGCAGTGGGTGATCGACGCCTACACCCTCGCCCTGGCCACAGCCGTCCTCGGCGCCGGGTCGTGGGCCGATCGCCGCGGCCGGCGCCGGGCGTTCGTCGTCGGCCTCGTCTGGTTCACGGGCGCCTCGCTCCTGTGCGCCCTCGCACCGACGATCTGGTTCCTCGATCTCGCCCGGGCGGTGCAGGGCATCGGTGGGGCGGTCCTGTTCGCCTGCTCGCTCGCCCTCCTCGCCGACGTCTTCGACCGAGGGCCGGCGCGGGCGTCGGCCCTGGCCGCCTACGGCGCGACCATCGGCGGCGCCTTCGCGGTCGGTCCGCTCGTCGGAGGTCTGCTCACCGAACTGCTGGACTGGCGCGCGATCTTCTTCGTCAACGTGCCGATCGGTCTCGTGACCCTGCTCCTGACACTGCGCTGGGTGCCCGAATCGCGAGATCCCCGCCCGCGCGCCGCCGACGTGCCGGGGCAGCTCCTGGCCGCGGCCTTCGCCATCTCGGCGTCGCTGTTCGCGGTATTCGTCTACACCACGTTGTACCTGCAGAACGTCCTGCTGCTGTCGCCGGTGCAGGCCGGGCTGGTGTACCTGCCCGCGACCGTCGCCATGTTCGTCGTCGCCGGTGCGACGGCGAAACTCGATCGTGTCGTCCCCACCCGGGTATCGCTGTCGTGCTCACTGGCGCTCGTCGCCGTCGGGTTGCTCATGATGACGGTCGCCGAGGCGGACAGTTCGAAGTACGTACTGCTGCCGGGGCTCGTCGTGGCCTGCGCGGCTGCCGGCGTGTTCAACCCGGTGATGAGCGGGATCGTCCTCGGAGAGAGCACCGCGGCGCATTCCGGTCTCGCGGCCGGTATCAACGATGCGTTCCGTCAGACCGGCATCGCCGTGGGCGTCGCGGTGCTCGGGGTGTTCCTGCCGGCCGAGTCGCTGTTGCCCGGCGGATCACCGCAGGACTTCGTGTCGGGCCTGCAGGGGGCGCTCGTGGCGGCGGCGTTCGTTGCGGCTCTCGGAACCGTGGTGTGTGCGGTCTGCCTGCGTCCCCGGCCGCAGACCGCACCGGTGTTCGGGGACGCCGAGAGCGACACGGTCGATTTCCCGGCCGTGACGGGATGA
- the rpsA gene encoding 30S ribosomal protein S1 gives MASTTVTSPQVAVNDIGSAEDFLAAIDATIKYFNDGDIVEGTIVKVDRDEVLLDIGYKTEGVIPSRELSIKHDVDPNEVVSVGDEVEALVLTKEDKEGRLILSKKRAQYERAWGTIEELKEKDEAVKGTVIEVVKGGLILDIGLRGFLPASLVEMRRVRDLQPYVGKEIEAKIIELDKNRNNVVLSRRAWLEQTQSEVRSEFLHQLQKGQVRKGVVSSIVNFGAFVDLGGVDGLVHVSELSWKHIDHPSEVVEVGTEVTVEVLDVDLDRERVSLSLKATQEDPWRQFARTHAIGQIVPGKVTKLVPFGAFVRVEEGIEGLVHISELAERHVEVPDQVVAVGDDAMVKVIDIDLERRRISLSLKQANEDYTAEFDPSKYGMADSYDEQGNYIFPEGFDPETNEWLEGYEKQREEWESRYAEAERRHKMHTAQIEKMAADEAAEAAAGVSGSNYSSESGAEAAPETTGGSLASDAQLAALREKLSGNA, from the coding sequence ATGGCCTCCACCACCGTCACCTCGCCGCAGGTAGCCGTCAACGACATCGGCTCCGCCGAGGATTTCCTCGCCGCCATCGACGCCACGATCAAGTACTTCAACGATGGCGACATCGTCGAGGGCACCATCGTCAAGGTCGATCGCGACGAGGTGCTGCTCGACATCGGTTACAAGACCGAAGGCGTCATCCCGTCCCGCGAGCTCTCCATCAAGCACGATGTCGACCCCAACGAGGTCGTGTCGGTGGGCGATGAGGTCGAGGCTCTTGTTCTCACCAAGGAGGACAAGGAAGGCCGTCTGATCCTGTCCAAGAAGCGTGCTCAGTACGAGCGCGCCTGGGGCACGATCGAGGAGCTCAAGGAGAAGGACGAGGCCGTCAAGGGCACCGTCATCGAGGTCGTCAAGGGCGGCCTGATCCTCGACATCGGCCTGCGTGGCTTCCTGCCCGCGTCGCTCGTCGAGATGCGTCGCGTCCGCGACCTCCAGCCTTACGTCGGCAAGGAGATCGAGGCCAAGATCATCGAGCTCGACAAGAACCGCAATAACGTGGTCCTGTCGCGCCGCGCATGGCTCGAGCAGACCCAGTCCGAGGTCCGCAGCGAGTTCCTGCACCAGCTCCAGAAGGGCCAGGTCCGCAAGGGCGTCGTGTCCTCCATCGTCAACTTCGGCGCCTTCGTCGATCTCGGCGGTGTCGACGGCCTCGTGCACGTCTCCGAGCTGTCCTGGAAGCACATCGATCACCCGTCCGAGGTCGTCGAGGTCGGCACCGAGGTCACCGTCGAGGTTCTCGACGTCGATCTCGACCGCGAGCGTGTCTCCCTGTCGCTCAAGGCGACGCAGGAAGATCCGTGGCGTCAGTTCGCCCGCACCCACGCGATCGGTCAGATCGTGCCGGGCAAGGTCACCAAGCTCGTTCCGTTCGGCGCGTTCGTCCGCGTCGAGGAGGGCATCGAGGGCCTCGTCCACATCTCCGAGCTGGCCGAGCGCCACGTCGAGGTCCCGGACCAGGTCGTTGCCGTCGGCGACGACGCGATGGTCAAGGTCATCGACATCGACCTCGAGCGTCGTCGTATCTCGCTGTCGCTGAAGCAGGCGAACGAGGACTACACGGCCGAGTTCGACCCGTCGAAGTACGGCATGGCCGACAGCTACGACGAGCAGGGCAACTACATCTTCCCCGAGGGCTTCGATCCCGAGACCAACGAATGGCTCGAGGGCTACGAGAAGCAGCGTGAGGAGTGGGAGTCCCGCTACGCGGAGGCCGAGCGTCGCCACAAGATGCACACCGCTCAGATCGAGAAGATGGCTGCCGACGAGGCTGCCGAGGCTGCAGCCGGCGTGTCCGGTAGCAACTACTCCTCCGAGTCGGGTGCCGAGGCGGCTCCGGAGACCACCGGTGGATCGCTCGCGAGCGACGCCCAGCTCGCCGCTCTGCGCGAGAAGCTGTCGGGTAACGCCTGA